In Gemmatimonadetes bacterium T265, one DNA window encodes the following:
- a CDS encoding PduO protein: MISLADARRVIAAAEQKAEDIGQPMNIAVVDAGGALVAHVRMDDAWMGSVDISIKKAWTARAFDIETKALAKLAQPGEDFFGIHASNDGKVMIFAGGIPLKQGGRVVGAVGVSGGAGKQDQEVAEAGAKAF; this comes from the coding sequence ATGATCTCCCTCGCCGACGCCCGCCGCGTCATCGCCGCGGCCGAGCAGAAGGCCGAAGACATCGGCCAGCCCATGAACATCGCCGTCGTCGACGCCGGCGGCGCGCTCGTCGCCCACGTCCGGATGGACGACGCGTGGATGGGGAGCGTCGACATCTCGATCAAGAAGGCGTGGACGGCGCGCGCGTTCGACATCGAGACCAAGGCGCTCGCGAAGCTCGCCCAGCCGGGCGAGGACTTCTTCGGCATCCACGCGAGCAACGACGGCAAGGTGATGATCTTCGCCGGCGGGATCCCGCTCAAGCAGGGAGGCCGCGTCGTCGGCGCCGTCGGCGTGAGCGGCGGCGCCGGCAAGCAGGACCAGGAAGTCGCCGAAGCGGGCGCGAAGGCGTTCTGA
- a CDS encoding membrane protein, with protein MSHRLSRPARATGRAAGLAAAALGALGAGPRGRALAPPGELAYVTNEAGRTLSVIDVATDQVVATIPVGTRPRGVRIAPDGRFVYVALSGSPRCPPTMPDAECARLTADRSLDGIAEVDAATRRVRRVLPGGTDPEQFALSPDGRRLYAANEDAGAASIVDVASGRVVTSVPVGREPEGVRVSPDGRVAYVTSEAGNTVVALDARTGRVRGRTTVDARPRDLVVTPDGRRLYVSAEVGGTVLLVDAGRDSVLARIAMPAGAKPMGLALAPGGGTLYVATGRHGTIEIVDTETRAVVGSVRVGARPWGIALAAGGRKLYVANGSSNDVSVVDTGARRVVATIPVGALPWGVAVGPAVGAAR; from the coding sequence TTGTCGCACCGGCTTTCCCGGCCCGCGCGCGCCACGGGGCGCGCCGCTGGCCTCGCCGCCGCCGCGTTGGGCGCGCTCGGCGCCGGCCCGCGCGGCCGCGCCCTCGCCCCGCCGGGCGAACTCGCCTACGTGACCAACGAGGCCGGGCGCACGCTCTCGGTGATCGACGTCGCGACCGATCAGGTGGTCGCGACGATCCCGGTCGGCACGCGGCCGCGCGGCGTGCGCATCGCGCCGGACGGCCGGTTCGTCTACGTCGCGCTCTCCGGGTCGCCGCGCTGTCCGCCGACGATGCCGGACGCCGAGTGTGCGCGGCTGACGGCCGACCGCTCGCTCGACGGGATCGCGGAGGTGGACGCGGCCACGCGCCGCGTGCGGCGCGTGCTGCCCGGGGGGACCGACCCGGAGCAGTTCGCGCTCAGCCCCGACGGCCGCCGGCTCTACGCGGCCAACGAGGACGCCGGCGCGGCGTCGATCGTCGACGTGGCGAGCGGGCGCGTCGTGACGAGCGTCCCCGTCGGGCGCGAGCCCGAAGGTGTGCGGGTGAGCCCGGACGGGCGCGTCGCGTACGTGACCTCCGAGGCGGGGAACACCGTCGTCGCCCTCGACGCGCGCACGGGACGCGTGCGCGGGCGCACGACGGTCGACGCGCGGCCGCGCGACCTCGTCGTGACGCCCGACGGGCGCCGCCTCTACGTCTCGGCGGAGGTCGGCGGCACCGTGTTACTCGTCGACGCCGGGCGCGATTCGGTGCTCGCACGGATCGCAATGCCCGCGGGCGCCAAGCCGATGGGACTCGCGCTCGCGCCGGGCGGTGGTACGCTCTACGTCGCGACCGGGCGCCACGGCACGATCGAGATCGTCGACACCGAAACGCGCGCGGTCGTCGGCTCGGTGCGGGTCGGGGCGCGCCCGTGGGGGATCGCGCTCGCGGCGGGCGGGCGCAAGTTGTACGTCGCGAACGGGTCGTCGAACGACGTCTCGGTGGTCGACA